The proteins below are encoded in one region of Coffea arabica cultivar ET-39 chromosome 4c, Coffea Arabica ET-39 HiFi, whole genome shotgun sequence:
- the LOC140005401 gene encoding uncharacterized protein: MAGRTLVYGQGGAGGTSNLSSFLLQNQRVGCSSSSQPHHDSLFISSSSPSFLGSRSMVSFEDVNGRKRSNNSFYHSYDQEERVDEELEEYFRQPEKKRRLTADQVLFLEKSFEDENKLEPERKAELAKELGLQPRQIAVWFQNRRARWKTKQLEKDYETLQASYDKLKADYDNLLKEKEQLKAEVVHITEKLLIKEKENENSKLSHSSSLSAAPAKGSTADSACEDEVSKVSAVALKQEDLSSAKSDVLDSDSPHYTDGVHSSLLEPGDSSYALEQDQSDLSQDEEDDITKTLMHPAYLFLKMEDSDYHDPQSSCYYGFPVEDQAFGFWSY; the protein is encoded by the exons ATGGCAGGTAGGACTCTGGTTTATGGCCAGGGTGGTGCTGGTGGTACTTCGAATTTGAGTAGTTTTTTGCTTCAGAATCAAAGAGTTGGTTGCTCTTCATCGTCTCAGCCTCATCATGATTCCCTCTTCATCTCCAGCTCTTCGCCTTCTTTTCTTG gttcccgATCAATGGTAAGCTTTGAAGATGTTAATGGGCGGAAGAGATCAAACAACTCATTCTATCACTCGTATGATCAAGAGGAGAGAGTGGATGAGGAATTGGAGGAGTACTTTCGACAACCAGAGAAGAAGAGGCGGCTTACTGCGGACCAAGTTCTGTTTCTGGAGAAGAGCTTTGAGGACGAGAACAAACTTGAACCAGAAAGGAAGGCTGAACTTGCTAAGGAGCTTGGCTTGCAACCCCGGCAGATTGCAGTATGGTTTCAAAACCGTCGTGCACGATGGAAGACAAAGCAGCTGGAGAAAGACTATGAGACATTGCAAGCTAGCTATGATAAACTGAAAGCAGATTATGACAATCTTCTGAAGGAGAAAGAGCAGCTAAAAGCTGAG GTTGTTCACATTACAGAGAAGCTCCTtatcaaagaaaaagagaatgagAATTCAAAATTGTCTCATAGCAGCAGCCTCTCTGCTGCACCGGCAAAAGGATCCACTGCTGATTCAGCTTGCGAGGATGAAGTATCAAAAGTATCGGCTGTGGCTCTGAAGCAGGAAGATCTAAGCTCTGCTAAAAGTGATGTATTGGATTCAGACAGCCCTCATTACACTGATGGAGTTCACTCTTCTCTCCTGGAACCAGGTGATTCTTCATATGCCTTGGAACAGGATCAGTCTGATCTATCTCAGGATGAAGAAGATGACATAACTAAGACTCTAATGCATCCAGCATATCTTTTCCTGAAGATGGAAGATTCTGATTATCACGACCCTCAAAGCTCATGTTACTATGGATTTCCAGTTGAAGATCAGGCATTCGGTTTCTGGTCATACTGA